A DNA window from Aquipuribacter hungaricus contains the following coding sequences:
- the cofC gene encoding 2-phospho-L-lactate guanylyltransferase, with protein sequence MRSADPQDRPGRWTVVLPVKGGTMAKSRLRHPARAGLAAAVALDTTAAVAACPRVRRVLVVTGDAATAAAHVALGAEVVADPGGGLAAALAAGALAAGTSAGAAAAGQSPTDPGPCALLLADLPALRPDDLAQALQACEDALAAGADQVTVPDADGTGTVLLAAASPRDLRPRFGPGSAAAHAATSVVLVAAPARLRRDVDTAEHLAEAEVLGVGPRTAAVLAAVQGSA encoded by the coding sequence ATGCGCAGCGCCGACCCCCAGGACCGGCCCGGCCGCTGGACCGTGGTGCTACCCGTCAAGGGCGGCACGATGGCCAAGTCCCGGCTGCGGCACCCCGCCCGGGCGGGCCTGGCGGCGGCGGTGGCGCTGGACACGACCGCCGCGGTGGCGGCCTGCCCGCGGGTGCGCCGGGTGCTCGTCGTCACCGGGGACGCCGCCACCGCCGCCGCGCACGTCGCGCTCGGCGCCGAGGTGGTAGCGGACCCCGGCGGTGGCCTCGCGGCCGCACTCGCTGCTGGCGCCCTCGCCGCAGGTACCTCTGCAGGTGCCGCCGCCGCTGGTCAAAGCCCCACCGACCCCGGCCCGTGCGCCCTCCTGCTCGCGGACCTGCCGGCGCTGCGCCCGGACGACCTGGCGCAGGCGCTGCAGGCGTGCGAGGACGCCCTCGCCGCCGGTGCGGACCAGGTCACCGTCCCGGACGCCGACGGCACAGGCACGGTCCTGCTGGCCGCGGCCTCGCCGCGGGACCTGCGCCCCCGGTTCGGACCCGGGTCCGCTGCGGCGCACGCGGCGACGTCGGTCGTCCTGGTGGCCGCCCCCGCCCGGTTGCGCCGCGACGTCGACACCGCCGAGCACCTGGCCGAGGCAGAGGT